The Gossypium hirsutum isolate 1008001.06 chromosome D07, Gossypium_hirsutum_v2.1, whole genome shotgun sequence genome includes the window tcataacaaactttaatcatgacccttctataaaaatacaaataagtattttggatcattttataatcctctttcaactactattgactaagtcaaatttaccacatatgttcaattattttaattcatataaatgaataatttccctagaatttcaatatgtttctagcattctaaatccttcaaggattttaatataaactttactatatattgatttataaaggttgtaacaaccaccattagacgcaagttaaattttttatgatttgtcAAAATAATAtgtctaaaggttattgcatccaccataaaagaaaattatatctTTTGCAAAACTTCATAGttttattccgcttttgcaaaactacttcaattaTATCAATTGCACCTTCATTgactttatacctttagatatttggactattgGTCCAAAATTTCACGAATTTAGTTGTACTTAAGTTgagtctttctattttgatcaatttattttgatcaatttaggtatctgaatctcttctgaagttttacttattagttatgtcttgggtctcttctggagcacctGCCTCCACTATATAACcatttagaagaattttcatatttggaactgatcaatctattattttatTCCAACTGATTGTCCTAttgggactttgattcaaataaaaatattagatggtatacaACACTTGGTTATTGTTATTAAGTTTGTAAGTACATCTAAcaattaacttgtaatgagttatccttattgaacttctggttttaattactctccccctaactcattacaagttattatttttcTCCCCCTAATATCGgaaaaactatcgaatcaaaattgtactcacaaatcatgtcataattgaatctctaaTACATTCAaaatatctaataatataaaaaacttgtaattaatatatattcccaactttctttaagattcactcatctttgtgcattgtggtggagcaattgaaacatatacgcacatacaaaaattcaaagatgagaaatatttagctcttgatcaaaaaccaactgtaatggggagtatttataacttattggcttgatgtgtacaacacgtaaatcaacataatctgatgttaaaataggaagtttagttctcataagtaattgTTTAGACATTATCAGAggtgttcaatcaataatttctctaaaccattatgcgcaaacttttacaaaagtttttcaaactcaatcaataaaagattgagataTGAACTCAACAATATTAGCAAGataaattgtcttaattgcatgatctaaaattaattatttaaacaatcaatcttgcaaacgacaagttacaaattgataacacatatgtggttattttgtagatgcatctaccaaaatcatataatatcaaaaccatccacatggtggatgaatgagcccatattcatttcagaaatgcaagacattaaatctcaactttagctagtgagtttctaagaaccaatttttattgagaacaaataacaaatgagaattctttaacttaaagaatcttctggttctttaatggatgtccatgtgaattctcaattaatttttgcgTCATATAcgatccaggatggtctaactggtcacgccaagtagtaaacacatttgtattagtaaacttctggtttactttaacatgtttttccattgtactaaattgtaacaaattaataattttattatcattcattttaatttgtatccacatataagtactattgtgacatttactattggaaatgtctaaatcaatgtaaagtctataatgccaccaagccaataaatataatttccaaacaattatatgtagtattcgcttcagggaatatgccaaaatcttcaaatgcccaaaaatctattaatagcaaactttgagagtgaataTTATTTTCCAGATGTACaacaggtacataaccaatgacttttcatacataggttttctctcttgcaagttctcatcaataatattttaccacgtaattttaattaagaacttattttgaatactatagagttatactcacaatttttagaaaaaaacttgcaactttaggTGCATCCTACCATAATAAACTTTAGAcagaattatcatattctattgctcataagtatatctttcacagtcaaatattttgttttcaaacctttaatagggatgatgacaaaagaatatcacaaagaTTATAAACCCAATCTccttttttattcatatgaaatataatattttctttattcacaatctcaatatgagatccattacaaataacttttaaaagtaatgtattaactatcacaaattttgtgctttttagatagtgatatattagctcttctgaagctttcaactaattttgtattatcaaatattagaataatatttgtttgtttcaataccaaataagataaatattttctatctgtaatgataaaattcattactacattttcatatcattcctcaaaaaatattaacagaaacaaaatatttaggcatacgccacatatgtggccaataatctttcatatcacattgataacataagttatctttacctttTGAAAAGTTATCTtaagaactctcattgttctcttatttattactatgttcccacttttagtggtcaataattatatcttttattttcttcatgtTTACATTCACTTTAGAGAATGCAACAAATAAAcatcccaatagattctttatttcataatcaccatcgcaaacatacgcgagatttcaaatcaaaatcgatCTATTCATGATTATTTTCCAACtataataaacataatataataaaaaaaacatagtaaaatatacctaaaGATTTTTAACATCATTGTCACCACCTTGACTATTATCACGAGCACAAATCTATACTTTACCCATGCTTGTACAATAAATCAAATATTGAGAATAAAAATCATAATCCATTCtgagattgaatctttcaacatcctGAAGATGAAGTTGTAAGGGAGAAAGTTTAAGGTGAAAAGAAATTTGATCTGTGGGGCAACTttgaaagattttgaaaaaatagagaatcatcgtgttgataacgtgttataaaataaataaagatggggagaataaagaataaagaaaatatgaaagcaatagagaatgtactttattgattaaAAATGGTGATTATAatacttcatcagagtctctatttataggcttaataagtataaaagaagtagagatttaattctaataactattagaatttaaagtacatcaaaactttatcttgatcatgatggacatccatttaataagatattcataacaataaagtaataaaaaatattataatcaaaGGATAACAAAGTTAACTTCTGCTTTAGATTTTGGAATGTGTTTTTCAGGAGAGATctcaaaattaattaaagattgcATTTGGTAATCTATAAAGTTGGTTATTTAGATCCAAAAAGTTATCTTACACCTTATTGCGGGATTTAATATCATTTAAGATAATGGAGTAAGACATAATCATTAAAGACAACTTACGAACTTTTTGATTTAAgacatttaaaactttaaaatgtaGTTAAGAGAACATTTGTTGTCTTAAAAAATCATCGTAATCTAAATGATTTAGATTCACATTTCGATATGGATGATGAAGAAATTGATAAGTATATGTCAAATGTTGGAAAAGGAATAACTCAACAAATATAGCACGttagaacaattagataaaattacatattatatttatttttcttattatttttatttgtaatcaTATTATCGACTAACATATTACAtacaatgatttgattttaattttgttatttgtttgaaattttttctcaagtattattgataatttttatagtaattaatgtttttaaataaatttaaataatacaaatttacaattataatttataccaccaaatacaacataaaaaattataatgtaaGTACACTTTATCTACCAAACAGatttagaaaattacaattcCAGAATTTAATTATAGCCCTAATAGTTACATTCATGCAATTAGTAAAAACACaccattaatatatattttattgatataaattatattgtattattttaaatatatattatattgtatatcatatttaatattatcaGCTCAACTCCTAATGCAACAAAGCCTCCTCTTAAACAATGAACTATCCAAAAATGCACGTGCAATATAAGGCTAAGATGCTGAATGCTGAAGTAATTgattcaaaattatatattacgATTAAATTCTAATCACAACTGGTAAGtggtaatataatataatataatataatataatataaatttatatataagcCAAAGATGTAAGATATTGTAGAATAGAGGACAAGAGTTAAATAGGGCAGAATAAACAAATGTTATTTTGTTTATAGTTGGTACGAATAGTTGAAGTGatcttatttaatcacatataaattatgctctctattttttttttggtataattcatataatttctaatattattggCTCTACATCTAATCAACAAAGTCCCCCCTCTTACTCAAGTAACAACGCGAAAAAGCACATGCAAGCTAATACTAGAGATGATGATGAGCTAATGCTAGAGATGATGATTACTTAGTTGATTGAAAatattatgattaatttttaattatataatgtataggataaaaaattaaataaaatactttttaaaagtttatatgtaagaattaaataaaacattgattaaaataataaagttaaaTATTGAAAATCATTGTGTCAAGTTTTATTAATAAGTAAGATTTATAAAGAAGAGAATAAGGTTGATTTGGTGGGGATTCACTGACGGAGAGCCACTCAATGGTAAGTCTAGTAAGGTGCTTTTAGAAAGTAGAGGAGAATTATGACGAAGAAAGGGGATATTTTGTCTTGACCTCTCTCAGGTGTTATGGTTAGTTTATATAGTGGAGGATCACAAAGATTACATGTAAATGAGATCACATTTTGCTTCCTACAATGACGATGATTTGATGTCTTAAAATTTAACTCCTTAGAGCAAGTAGATGTTAATGAGTTTGAATCCTCACATGCATCTCATGCACATTTGACGAAAGTTATCTTATGTAAATTCGTCAATCTATTATGATTTAAAGTTTATCTACTGCGAAATGTTACAAACGCAAGGAAAGACATGTGAAGGAAGTATaacaagtttaaattttattatgtataaaaatataaaaatataaaaaaaaacaaaaacatactttataaaataatatttttgatagTTTCTTAATTAAGTTCTACTTAATTTTTGAGAAAAACTCAACCGTTATTTAAAGATTAGTATAAATATATAGCCAAAATAAAAATGTACAACAATGCATATTGGGTTGAAGGATGAAACCTGAATGCccaataaaaatttcaaggaaaaaaatATTGTACAGTAGAAAAAAGCCTAATAAATAAATGTCATTTTGTTTATAGTTGGTAAATATAGTTTAAGTGATGTTCTTTAATCGCAGTAAAGTTTAATTCCATCTATCACAGAAAGCTACTCCACCCTACAAAATAAGGCAAATTAGAAATGTAAGAACTTGTATTAGTAATTAAATGgagcaatttattatttttgccaGAGAATGGAGCCGATTTTACATAACTTTTAAAGCTTTTTGATTGATGGGAAATGGCAGGCAAGCTTGGCAGCCTGGCATGGACAGACCACCTTTTTATGGATATTTGGGCAGGGGAACTGGGTAGTGTATCTAGAAAGATTTGGGTTGCTCTCtcccatttttttttctcttatttactgtctatttaatgaataaaatatggggAACAGAATTCCTAACAAAATTCCTATTACAAAGTTGATGTGTCACATTTAATGGCACCACAGTATTTCATTTACTAAGAATTAAAATTCatctttcaccaaaaaaaaaaaagaaatcatcaaTGCTCTGTCTCCTGtcctattaaaaaaaaaagattttgcaAGATTTAAATTGTATACGGTTTTTGGTTGAGTTATATTTATTATGATTGTGAACACAAAAGTCCTGAAACTATAAAATAATGATGTTTCTCCATTAAAtcctaaaattttgcatattttgttgGGCATTTAGTTTGcacgttttaaatttttttagatgatATGCTATGCTAAATCATGCAAGTGTATTTTTTTCTGATGTGGGGTTGGGTATCCTTCTCTCCCAATTCACTACTTTCAATTTCAATACAAATTGCATGATTTCATTCTAACTAATGGAATTAACAATAACATCTTTCCTTTCTAGAATTCTACTTAACATGGTGTGTCATTGATCCTTACCTCAAAATGTATTTCATTGGATAAGGTTCAAGCCGTCATTTGTTAACCATGGGGATTGGTGAAGCACTCTCAGAATCTCAGGTCCAAGTTCTCAGTTTTTGGTCACAGTTCCATTCTGCATGCTCCCGGGCACTTGACAGAAGAAAGTGCCACAATTAAGCTGCAAGACTGAGTTCCTCTGTGACCTGCATTTTCTGCAATTGCTGAATATGGCCATGTGGTTGGAGAAAAAATTAATAATGGCATCTATTCCTGGGTCACATGTTACTGGAAAAAAACACCTTCAGTTAAATTCTTCATTATGACAAAACTGAATATCAGATTTAAAAAGGATGCAACCACCTTCAATATCCTACAGTTTTCATAGTCAGTATGCACTACAGTAAGATGGCCAAAGGAACTCCATCCACCTAAAACttcaatacatttataatttGCTAAAAAGCTTAGCTACCATTGTTTAGCCTTCGAAAACCTGAGAACATCTTTAAAAAGCAAGGACCACATTAAaggcatatttgaattgattacCGATATCATATCATATGTTTCTTTAGTCCAGGCTTCATTATTCAAGCAAATAGGAATGCACCTTTATCTTTGTCCCGAAATATTTGGAAATATAAAGATCACCAGTCATGGATGTCCAGCATATCTTCATTGCAGTGTTAAAATGGCTTCTATAATGTGAACCGCCCAAGGAACTCACAAATTCATCTCCACAAAGAAAGTTGAATATATGATTCTTTTTCAGGAAATTGAAGATCATTTATCTTCTTAAACCACTTGATTGTAAGATTTCCATTGTACATTAAGAGCAAAGGAAAGATGATTTCCAAAATCAGTAGTATTATTCTCCTCAACCAAAGCATTGCTCATGAAGCCAAGGTGATTTTCGGGGGATGGGAGAAAGCCACTAGACTCGCTGCCTTGACTTGCAACTTCAAAATGATTGCAATCAGCAATCAGATTAAAGCAATTTGAGGAATGTGATAAGGTCAAAGGAAGATGTTGCAAATCTGCAATTATTTCTTCATCTGTTTCTAAAATAGATCTTCCAAACTCATGTTTCTCATAGCTGGTACTAGTGGGAGACACTAATGTATAAAAGTATTGGGGATAATTTCCTAGTACAGGTGATGAACACAACCCAAGAGTACCAAATGATTCGCGCCAGTTATTTAGACTTTGCTGATGATTCCATGAACTTTGTACTGCAGGAATTAGGGTCCAATTTGTATCTGGACAAGTAGCTGATAAGCTCCTTTCATTTACGTCAGGGTGCCACTGAAGCAATGCCAAATGTGGTTCTCTTCCAGGAGATCCATTTGGATCATGCGAATCATCTAGCTTTTCTAAAGAATTAAATGGAATATCtagactttgctgatgatcccaTGAACATTGTAATGCAGGAACTATAGTCCAATTTGTATTCTGGTAAGTAGCAGATGAGCTTCGTTTATTCATGTTTACAGAATCCCATTCAAGCTGCGGAAAACATGGATCTCCTCCAGGCAACGACCCAGTTGGATCACGCAAATAATCAGGCTCTTTAAAAGAACTAAATGGTAGAGAAGATTGAGGTCTTACAAATGGAAAGCCAAAAGTGGGGTCACCTTCAACGCGGGAGATTAGATTTTTCTCTCTTACTTCATAGCTAGGTGACTCTAAATACTTTTGAAGGGTGCTGTGGTTGTTATAGGGTGGAGAGTGGATATTAGAGAGCGTAGTCTCCCTCGATCTGTCTGACCAGTAAGATGATGTACCATTTAAGGAATCCCTTTCAAGCAGTGGCAAAAAAGGCTCACTTGCAGGTAAAGATCCATTTGGGTCATGCAAATCATCTGGCTCGTTGGAAGAAATACATGGTAGAAAAAATCCATGTCTCACGAATGGAAAGCCAAAAGTGGAGTCATTGTCAATGCAGGAAGTCAGATTTTTCTCTCTTAGTTTGCAGGTAGGTAATTCTAAATTCTTTTGAAGAGCGCTGTGATAGTTATAGGTTGTAGAGTCGATATCAGAGATCGCGGTTTCCCTTGATATGTCTGACCAATAAGATGGTGTAGCATTTTCCAAGTATGATGGTGTATCTTGAATTTCCATGATCTTCCTTTCTGGCAACCTGTAAATTTTCTTGGGAGGAATATCAGACTTGGGACAAGCAAATAACTCAGCTTTGGTATTGCTTTCCAACGGTGCAGACTCTGCGCTTCTGTAACCCTGAAAGAGTCAAAATTTCCTTTTAGTAATCAAGTTAAGAGAAGATATCATATCTACAGTAAGTTACAAAAACATACATTCTTCTCATTGCTCCAAGGAAAAAGGCGACTAAGGAGCACTGAAATGACATCACACCTGAGAAAACATCTAGTCAGTGCATGATATGAACTGAGAAAATGAAATTAACTTTTGATCATGACAAGTCTAACCCTTTGGAACCGAGTTCCTCTATCTCAGGAAATGAGTTATGAGCCCACTGCAGCAGtttctctctctttctagaaAATAATTCTGCTTCATCAGCATGGGACCCTGAAAGTTGAAATtatctaattttatttcatgaaatGACTTAAATATTCTCAGATTTAGCCAATGACTACTATTCTTTCAGATAGCAGATGATGATTTCATCCCTTTTTTTCTATATACAGCTTGGTCTGCGGCATTTCCCTATATCCATTTTCCCCTCTTTACCTCCTTTACTTTCGAAACAGAGAATAAAAATATTGACAATAGGATA containing:
- the LOC107925766 gene encoding uncharacterized protein: MKRRYQDIDPEDPSPIPISSTAAPPKVRSPVTLPDSRSNRADGPKTSEFAFFKKLKKDAGQRFDSHSMQRIKNQPHKWNSGEFYRAVERTRTVRNISKSSEGTKITINCPSPAGKASSNELGSRLFVEKVNSKDSRSPLPVNNVTLINFDSFPSPVDRAVNNSEVKLKNAFSAVEPIFSTEDWLQHHSDNKKPGGSHADEAELFSRKREKLLQWAHNSFPEIEELGSKGCDVISVLLSRLFPWSNEKNGYRSAESAPLESNTKAELFACPKSDIPPKKIYRLPERKIMEIQDTPSYLENATPSYWSDISRETAISDIDSTTYNYHSALQKNLELPTCKLREKNLTSCIDNDSTFGFPFVRHGFFLPCISSNEPDDLHDPNGSLPASEPFLPLLERDSLNGTSSYWSDRSRETTLSNIHSPPYNNHSTLQKYLESPSYEVREKNLISRVEGDPTFGFPFVRPQSSLPFSSFKEPDYLRDPTGSLPGGDPCFPQLEWDSVNMNKRSSSATYQNTNWTIVPALQCSWDHQQSLDIPFNSLEKLDDSHDPNGSPGREPHLALLQWHPDVNERSLSATCPDTNWTLIPAVQSSWNHQQSLNNWRESFGTLGLCSSPVLGNYPQYFYTLVSPTSTSYEKHEFGRSILETDEEIIADLQHLPLTLSHSSNCFNLIADCNHFEVASQGSESSGFLPSPENHLGFMSNALVEENNTTDFGNHLSFALNVQWKSYNQVV